A window of Mucilaginibacter sp. PAMC 26640 contains these coding sequences:
- a CDS encoding alpha-L-rhamnosidase: MKKLFSMIILFWWCNALAQAQITVSALLCENRANPIGLDLAQPRFTWEMASDKRNITQVAYQVRVSTYPDSRKPVWNSGKILSDSSVHVAYKGKPLAPHTKYYWQVKVWDNTKKASAWSEAGYWITALFNPADWQAKWIGPGFKEDTLRASPILRKTFNSTKKVSSAIAYITAHGLYEAQINGHRVGDAYLTPGWTSYNKRLQYQAYDVTDLLATGGNTIGVTLGSGWYRGLIGFNNQMNVYGKDIALLFQMHVQYTDGTSEVINSDDSWKSSTGEITYAEIYNGETIDARKIKKGWALNGYNDTDWSGVLVLNHGYKNLLATYNEPVRKHETFKAVRVIKSRKNEHLVDFGQNLVGWVKIRLKGKKGQKVVISHAEVLDKDGDFYTENLRAAKAQDTYILSGDGVEVFEPHFTFHGFQFIKVEGYNGELNPDDFTAVTLYSDMKPTGTFTSSNALVNQLQHNIQWGQKGNFLDVPTDCPQRDERLGWTGDAQVFSRTASFNMNVDNFFSKWLKDVAADQGNNGSVPFVIPNVLGTGSDGSAGWGETATVIPWNMYVAYGDKKVLQDQYASMKAWVDFMKNQSKNDLWNTGFHFGDWLFYSVNDDTDGTSAVTDKYLIAQCFYAYSTQLLINAAQVLGKTDDYEAYGKVLKRAKDAFVKEYVTANGRMVSGTQTAYVLALNFDMLPEDMREQAAKRLVTNVKAYNNHLTTGFLGTPYLCHVLSRFGYTNVAYDLLLQDTYPSWLYPVKMGATTIWERWDGIRPDKSFETPSMNSFNHYSYGAIGDWMYRVMVGLDTYNDGPGYKHIKIMPHPGGGFTNAACTLQTYYGKLSSGWKIENGQLSLDIEIPVNTTASVYIPAKDASGVLENGKPVQNGKPFQSAIGKENYVLVELGSGTYHYTAPVDMQKLASLK; encoded by the coding sequence ATGAAAAAGTTATTTTCGATGATCATTTTATTCTGGTGGTGTAATGCTTTAGCGCAGGCACAAATTACTGTGAGTGCACTTTTATGCGAAAACCGGGCTAATCCAATAGGTCTAGATCTCGCCCAGCCAAGATTTACCTGGGAAATGGCATCTGATAAAAGAAATATTACACAAGTGGCTTACCAGGTAAGGGTAAGCACCTATCCCGATTCCAGGAAACCGGTATGGAACTCCGGAAAGATCCTGTCTGATTCATCCGTACATGTGGCTTATAAAGGTAAGCCGCTGGCACCGCACACCAAATACTATTGGCAGGTAAAGGTTTGGGATAACACTAAAAAAGCATCGGCATGGAGCGAAGCAGGTTATTGGATCACCGCCCTGTTTAATCCCGCCGACTGGCAGGCTAAATGGATCGGTCCGGGTTTTAAGGAAGATACATTACGGGCCTCGCCCATCCTCCGCAAAACTTTCAATTCCACCAAAAAAGTAAGTTCGGCCATTGCCTACATCACTGCGCATGGGTTATATGAGGCACAAATAAACGGCCACCGGGTAGGCGATGCTTACCTTACTCCCGGGTGGACGAGCTATAACAAACGCCTGCAATACCAGGCCTATGACGTTACGGATCTGCTGGCTACAGGTGGTAATACCATAGGGGTAACGCTGGGTAGCGGATGGTACCGGGGATTGATCGGGTTCAATAATCAGATGAATGTATACGGGAAGGATATCGCCTTGCTTTTTCAGATGCACGTACAATATACCGATGGCACATCAGAAGTCATCAATTCTGACGATAGCTGGAAATCATCTACCGGCGAGATCACTTATGCGGAGATCTATAATGGCGAAACTATCGATGCCCGCAAAATTAAGAAAGGCTGGGCGCTCAACGGGTATAATGATACCGACTGGAGCGGCGTACTCGTATTAAATCATGGCTATAAAAACCTGCTTGCCACCTACAATGAGCCCGTGCGCAAACACGAAACTTTCAAAGCGGTACGTGTAATTAAAAGCCGGAAGAATGAACATTTGGTTGATTTTGGGCAGAACCTGGTAGGTTGGGTAAAGATAAGGCTAAAGGGTAAAAAAGGGCAAAAAGTAGTGATATCCCACGCAGAGGTTTTGGATAAGGATGGCGACTTTTATACTGAAAACCTGCGCGCAGCTAAAGCGCAGGACACATACATCTTGAGCGGGGATGGGGTAGAAGTTTTTGAGCCACACTTTACATTTCACGGTTTCCAGTTTATTAAAGTGGAAGGCTACAATGGCGAACTTAACCCCGATGATTTTACTGCCGTGACACTGTATTCAGATATGAAACCTACCGGTACCTTTACTTCATCAAATGCGCTGGTAAACCAGTTGCAGCATAATATTCAATGGGGTCAAAAGGGTAACTTTTTGGATGTGCCTACCGATTGCCCTCAACGTGATGAACGCCTTGGGTGGACAGGCGACGCGCAGGTTTTTAGCCGCACCGCTTCATTTAATATGAACGTGGATAACTTTTTCTCCAAGTGGCTGAAAGACGTGGCAGCAGATCAAGGCAACAATGGCTCCGTGCCGTTTGTTATTCCCAACGTGCTGGGAACCGGTTCGGACGGTAGTGCCGGCTGGGGCGAAACTGCCACCGTGATCCCATGGAATATGTATGTTGCTTACGGCGATAAGAAGGTCCTCCAAGACCAGTACGCCAGTATGAAGGCCTGGGTAGATTTTATGAAGAACCAAAGTAAGAACGACCTTTGGAATACCGGCTTCCATTTTGGCGATTGGCTTTTCTACAGTGTTAATGACGATACCGACGGTACATCTGCCGTAACTGATAAATACCTAATAGCACAGTGTTTCTATGCCTACTCAACACAATTGCTGATCAATGCAGCGCAGGTACTAGGCAAAACAGATGATTATGAAGCTTACGGTAAAGTTTTGAAACGTGCAAAGGATGCTTTTGTAAAAGAATATGTTACTGCTAACGGCCGCATGGTATCAGGTACGCAAACAGCATATGTGCTGGCGCTGAATTTTGATATGCTGCCCGAAGACATGCGGGAACAGGCTGCAAAGCGGCTGGTTACCAATGTTAAAGCCTATAATAATCACCTTACCACGGGTTTTTTAGGTACGCCTTATTTGTGCCACGTGCTCAGCCGGTTTGGCTATACCAACGTTGCGTATGACCTGCTTTTGCAGGATACCTATCCATCATGGCTATACCCGGTTAAAATGGGTGCTACTACCATTTGGGAACGCTGGGACGGTATCCGCCCTGATAAAAGTTTTGAAACCCCCAGCATGAACTCTTTTAACCACTATTCTTATGGGGCCATTGGCGATTGGATGTACAGGGTAATGGTTGGGCTGGATACCTATAACGACGGGCCAGGATATAAGCACATTAAAATAATGCCGCATCCGGGTGGTGGTTTTACCAATGCGGCCTGCACCTTACAAACCTATTACGGCAAGTTGAGCTCCGGCTGGAAGATTGAAAATGGACAGCTAAGCCTGGATATTGAAATCCCGGTAAATACTACAGCTTCGGTATATATCCCGGCAAAGGATGCCTCTGGCGTGCTGGAGAATGGCAAACCGGTCCAAAACGGCAAACCTTTTCAATCTGCAATTGGTAAGGAGAATTATGTACTGGTAGAACTAGGTTCCGGCACTTATCATTATACAGCGCCTGTGGATATGCAGAAATTAGCGTCCTTAAAATAA
- a CDS encoding GCN5 family acetyltransferase encodes MAPPQIIYHREEQLNPEEFIGVLKRSTLAERRPIDDLDRINKMCSNANLIITARLDGQLVGVARSLSDFAFCTYLSDLAVDQDYQRMGIGIRLIKETKLHTPQAKLILLAAPAAVDYYPKTGMTRFTHSFLLDNINDLKV; translated from the coding sequence ATGGCGCCCCCTCAAATCATATACCACCGCGAAGAACAACTTAACCCTGAAGAATTTATAGGTGTACTTAAACGCAGCACCCTGGCGGAACGCCGACCTATAGATGATCTGGATAGGATAAATAAAATGTGCAGCAATGCCAACCTCATTATTACTGCGCGTTTGGATGGCCAACTTGTGGGTGTCGCCCGCTCACTAAGTGATTTTGCTTTTTGCACCTATCTGTCAGATCTTGCAGTGGACCAGGACTACCAGCGGATGGGGATTGGTATCCGGCTAATTAAAGAAACAAAACTGCACACCCCGCAGGCTAAACTTATTTTGCTCGCGGCCCCCGCAGCGGTAGATTACTACCCCAAAACAGGTATGACCAGGTTTACACATAGTTTTCTACTGGATAATATTAACGATTTAAAAGTGTAA
- a CDS encoding phosphatidylglycerophosphatase A translates to MNKIIASIFGIGYVKGGGTLAAIVTCPLIWLVWQWQMPWVLLAVTILITLVGIYVGDKVEPEWGKDSYRVVIDEVSGMLVTMLFIPPNLYLLLGGLVLFRFFDILKPLGIRKMEAFPGGTGVMMDDVLAGAYGNVILQLIVFTLKFKGIAL, encoded by the coding sequence ATGAATAAAATAATCGCATCCATCTTCGGGATTGGATATGTAAAAGGAGGAGGTACGCTGGCGGCCATTGTTACCTGCCCGCTAATTTGGCTGGTATGGCAATGGCAGATGCCCTGGGTTTTATTGGCTGTGACTATTTTAATTACCCTAGTTGGTATTTATGTGGGCGACAAGGTAGAACCCGAATGGGGTAAAGACAGCTACAGGGTGGTGATAGATGAGGTATCGGGCATGCTAGTAACCATGTTGTTTATCCCGCCAAACCTGTACCTGCTTTTAGGCGGCTTGGTGTTGTTCCGTTTTTTTGATATATTGAAACCGCTGGGGATCCGTAAAATGGAGGCTTTTCCGGGTGGTACGGGAGTAATGATGGATGATGTGCTGGCCGGGGCATACGGGAACGTAATTTTACAACTGATCGTTTTTACTTTGAAATTTAAGGGAATAGCGTTATAA
- a CDS encoding tellurite resistance protein — translation MPTPVNTNTPVKLAKDGTVDLSNITPDEVKKYGELSKDLNPKDVNSILNYGTEVQNSMERYSNTFLSSVRTFNSGEVGVLITDLLNELNYIDVDELNQSGFMKFVTSIPFLKGIVMDTKKLFAKYDTVVNNIDKITNKIKAGRVNSIKDNASLQTMFDSNVTFIHQMEELIISGQLKYNQLNEELAVMDGNPANYEDYQIADMRDFVNRLDKRLADLKVVRFIMLQSLAQIRVVQNNNTTIAEKAQSIVSTTIPVWKNQLTIAVALNRQKENVEMQKKISDTTNTILQKNAELLKQNSIDVAREGEKTVVSIETLKRTTQSLIETLTEVKRIHDEGTQNRKTLNSELQNLETELKKNVTNTR, via the coding sequence ATCCCTACACCGGTGAATACCAATACGCCTGTAAAACTGGCGAAGGATGGCACTGTAGATCTGAGTAATATCACACCTGACGAGGTGAAGAAATATGGCGAACTGAGCAAAGACCTTAACCCAAAGGATGTAAACTCAATACTGAATTACGGTACCGAAGTGCAAAATTCAATGGAGCGTTACAGTAATACCTTTCTTTCTTCGGTACGGACATTCAATTCGGGAGAGGTAGGTGTTTTAATAACCGATTTGTTAAACGAGTTGAATTATATTGATGTAGATGAACTGAACCAGAGCGGTTTCATGAAGTTTGTAACCAGCATCCCGTTTTTAAAAGGCATCGTTATGGATACCAAAAAACTTTTTGCGAAGTACGATACGGTTGTGAATAACATTGATAAAATCACCAATAAGATCAAGGCCGGCAGGGTTAACTCTATTAAGGACAACGCATCACTGCAAACCATGTTTGATAGCAATGTTACCTTTATTCACCAGATGGAGGAACTAATCATCTCTGGTCAGTTAAAATATAATCAGCTGAATGAAGAGCTAGCGGTGATGGACGGAAACCCAGCCAACTACGAGGATTACCAGATAGCCGATATGCGCGATTTCGTAAACCGGCTGGATAAACGCCTGGCAGATTTAAAGGTAGTGCGATTTATTATGCTGCAATCGCTGGCCCAGATAAGGGTGGTGCAGAATAACAATACCACTATTGCGGAAAAGGCACAATCAATTGTTTCTACCACCATACCGGTATGGAAGAACCAGTTAACTATTGCTGTGGCGTTAAACCGGCAGAAAGAAAACGTGGAGATGCAGAAGAAAATTTCGGATACCACGAATACCATCTTGCAGAAAAACGCCGAGTTGCTGAAACAAAACAGCATAGATGTTGCCCGCGAAGGCGAAAAAACCGTAGTTTCGATAGAAACTTTGAAACGTACAACACAATCGTTGATAGAAACGCTTACAGAAGTGAAGCGAATTCACGATGAGGGGACACAAAATCGCAAAACGCTGAACTCCGAATTGCAAAATTTAGAGACAGAGTTAAAGAAGAATGTGACCAATACACGTTAA
- a CDS encoding Tellurium resistance protein TerD: MAINLQKGQRISLEKSNGSKLQNICVGINWGAIEKKGLFGFGTTKEAVDLDASCALYDESKKLLEVVYFGNLKSKDNSVRHSGDDLTGDMDGDDGLDNEVITLDFAALNPAVNYVAFVLNSFRGQDFGAIPFASIRIYEGTPKRVNEIFAKYDIAHGSEFKGHVSMVMGVFYKKNGEWKFNAIGEPTKDRKLEETVRTVTQNYL, encoded by the coding sequence ATGGCAATTAATCTTCAAAAAGGGCAGCGCATCAGCTTAGAGAAAAGCAATGGGAGCAAACTGCAAAATATATGTGTAGGTATCAACTGGGGCGCTATAGAAAAGAAAGGCCTTTTTGGCTTCGGCACAACCAAAGAAGCGGTTGACCTGGATGCAAGTTGTGCTTTGTATGACGAAAGCAAAAAGTTATTAGAGGTAGTCTATTTCGGGAATCTTAAGTCGAAGGATAATTCGGTGCGCCACAGTGGTGATGATTTAACCGGAGATATGGACGGCGACGACGGCTTAGATAATGAAGTGATCACTTTAGATTTTGCAGCGCTTAATCCTGCAGTAAACTATGTGGCTTTTGTGCTGAACAGTTTTCGCGGGCAGGATTTTGGTGCCATTCCATTTGCTTCCATCCGCATTTACGAAGGCACACCAAAACGGGTGAATGAGATCTTCGCTAAGTACGATATTGCTCACGGTTCGGAGTTTAAGGGCCATGTATCTATGGTGATGGGTGTTTTTTACAAAAAGAATGGTGAGTGGAAATTTAATGCTATTGGCGAACCAACAAAGGATCGCAAGCTGGAAGAAACTGTACGCACAGTAACACAAAATTATTTATAA
- a CDS encoding chemical-damaging agent resistance protein C: protein MAINLQKGQREAIDAPKFTIGLGWDTNSSSTGAAFDLDASVFVMNDNKKIVADEFFVFYNNLTTPDGAVEHTGDNLTGAGDGDDEQIKIDLSRIDSRVTEICVVVTIHEAESRRQNFGQVRNSFIRIADAATGADILKYELEEDFSIETAVEFGRIYKRDNKWKFEAVGAGMKGGLQDYLNKYN from the coding sequence ATGGCAATTAATCTTCAAAAAGGGCAGCGCGAAGCTATCGACGCTCCCAAATTTACGATAGGATTAGGGTGGGATACCAACTCATCATCTACAGGAGCAGCGTTTGATTTAGATGCTTCTGTTTTTGTAATGAACGATAACAAGAAAATAGTGGCTGATGAGTTTTTTGTTTTCTATAATAATCTTACAACACCGGATGGCGCAGTGGAGCACACCGGTGATAACTTAACCGGCGCCGGCGATGGCGATGATGAGCAGATAAAAATAGATCTGAGTAGAATCGACTCACGTGTTACGGAAATCTGCGTTGTAGTCACCATCCATGAAGCAGAAAGCCGCAGGCAAAATTTTGGCCAGGTACGTAATTCCTTTATCAGGATAGCTGACGCGGCTACCGGCGCCGATATTTTAAAGTACGAACTGGAGGAAGATTTTTCGATAGAAACTGCTGTAGAATTTGGCCGCATTTACAAACGCGACAACAAGTGGAAGTTTGAAGCAGTTGGAGCAGGTATGAAAGGCGGCCTGCAAGACTATTTAAATAAATATAATTAA
- a CDS encoding dehalogenase, whose product MPYYQHYSFDLWLTLVKSDPQFKNLRAGYFHQNHNNYNKSEEDIAHIFRQVDLMVNGVNEKTGKNIDADEMYLMVINFINDGKADLEGVDLDHLAAQMENLLFLHPPIPYSTVTISTLHHLKQNSGATFSLLSNTGYITGKTLRKVLALYRLDDFFDFQLYSDEVNMSKPNKAFFNAMLNHVDICNPGKSVPLTGIMHIGDNPKNDIKPASDIGINSMLINSNKSTILNLLP is encoded by the coding sequence ATGCCTTACTATCAGCACTATTCTTTTGACCTTTGGTTAACCCTCGTCAAATCTGATCCGCAATTTAAAAATCTGCGCGCCGGATATTTCCATCAAAATCATAATAATTATAACAAATCGGAAGAAGATATAGCACATATCTTCCGTCAGGTGGATTTGATGGTAAATGGCGTAAATGAGAAAACCGGTAAAAATATTGATGCAGACGAGATGTATCTGATGGTGATCAATTTTATTAACGATGGCAAGGCCGATCTGGAAGGGGTTGACCTGGATCATTTAGCTGCACAGATGGAAAACCTTTTGTTTCTGCACCCGCCTATCCCATATTCAACTGTAACAATTTCCACCTTACATCATCTAAAACAAAATAGCGGGGCTACCTTTAGCTTGCTGAGCAACACCGGATACATCACCGGCAAAACATTGAGAAAAGTATTAGCATTATATCGGCTGGATGATTTTTTTGATTTTCAGCTTTATTCTGACGAGGTAAATATGAGCAAGCCCAACAAAGCATTTTTTAACGCGATGCTCAATCATGTGGACATTTGCAATCCGGGTAAAAGCGTGCCCTTAACAGGCATTATGCATATTGGCGACAATCCCAAAAATGATATTAAACCTGCCAGCGACATAGGTATAAACAGTATGCTTATCAATTCTAACAAAAGCACAATACTTAACCTGCTCCCATAA
- a CDS encoding Fur family transcriptional regulator: MTDVNNGKRFEDVLAKHQLKKTGARLRVLDLMYAKKTATSQPDLESVMHDIDRVTLYRILNVFEEKGIIHKVFDLNGTANYAICASGCQEQHHHDEHLHFNCTMCKGVFCLNELSLPSLNLPSGFKAEAFTLYASGLCPKCSSS, from the coding sequence ATGACAGACGTGAATAATGGTAAGAGGTTTGAAGATGTACTTGCGAAGCATCAACTAAAAAAAACAGGTGCACGCCTGCGGGTGCTTGATCTGATGTACGCAAAAAAAACCGCAACCTCCCAACCCGATCTGGAAAGTGTAATGCATGATATCGACAGGGTTACCTTATATCGCATCCTGAATGTATTTGAAGAGAAAGGCATCATTCATAAGGTGTTCGATTTGAATGGCACTGCTAATTATGCCATATGCGCATCCGGCTGCCAGGAACAACATCATCATGATGAGCACCTGCATTTTAATTGCACCATGTGTAAAGGCGTGTTTTGCCTGAATGAATTAAGCCTCCCTTCGCTGAATCTTCCCAGTGGCTTTAAAGCTGAGGCATTTACGCTCTATGCTTCTGGGCTTTGCCCTAAGTGTAGTAGTAGCTAG
- a CDS encoding carbohydrate-binding protein: MKINKRTIALLTISLFTLSAVAQKKPLSELQQNFVDLKFGMFIHFNMPTFNDADWPDPDASPALFNPKKLNPAQWAKAAKSANMTYGCLTTKHHSGFCIWDTKTTDYNVMNSPLKKDVVREFVDAFRANNLKVMLYYSILDTHHRLRPNNITAKHFEMVKAQITELLSNYGKIEALIIDGWDAPWSRISYDDINFEDIYHLVKSLQPNCVIMDLNGAKYPAEGLYYTDIKTYEMGAGQRISKETNRMPALACLPINSAWFWKTNFPTTPVKDAAKLVNEDIIPLNKVDCNFILNVAPNRDGLIDDNALAALKQIGGLWKNEGPAPKLAPTGEPIIASNLAKHKMSNSSWSDDMNIMDFANDDDLSTSWTSNSRVKTPWYEIDFGHDTNFNAITITEDKPNFSAYRLEYLQNGVWKPILKTINNNRVKVNRFDGVYGSKVRVWIDEADHQASIAEFGVYDERR; the protein is encoded by the coding sequence ATGAAAATCAACAAACGCACTATCGCCCTATTGACCATTTCATTATTTACACTGTCCGCAGTGGCGCAAAAAAAGCCACTAAGCGAATTGCAGCAAAATTTTGTTGATCTCAAATTCGGCATGTTCATTCACTTTAATATGCCCACTTTTAATGATGCAGACTGGCCCGATCCCGATGCATCCCCCGCCCTCTTCAACCCCAAAAAACTGAATCCTGCACAATGGGCCAAGGCTGCAAAATCAGCCAATATGACCTACGGTTGCTTAACCACAAAACACCATAGCGGCTTTTGCATTTGGGATACCAAAACTACCGACTACAATGTTATGAACAGCCCATTGAAGAAAGATGTGGTTCGCGAGTTTGTAGATGCTTTCCGCGCTAATAATTTAAAGGTGATGCTGTATTACAGTATCCTGGATACGCACCATCGCCTGCGCCCGAACAACATTACCGCCAAACATTTTGAGATGGTGAAAGCACAGATCACCGAATTGCTTAGCAACTATGGAAAGATAGAGGCCCTGATCATTGATGGATGGGACGCTCCCTGGTCGCGTATTTCTTACGATGACATCAACTTTGAAGATATTTATCACCTCGTAAAATCGCTGCAGCCCAATTGTGTGATCATGGATCTTAACGGTGCGAAATATCCTGCCGAAGGTTTGTATTACACGGATATTAAGACCTATGAAATGGGTGCTGGGCAGCGTATTTCTAAAGAAACCAATCGTATGCCTGCCCTGGCTTGCCTGCCTATTAACAGTGCCTGGTTCTGGAAAACCAATTTCCCAACAACGCCTGTGAAAGATGCGGCAAAATTGGTAAATGAGGACATCATTCCGCTTAATAAGGTTGATTGTAACTTTATCCTAAATGTTGCCCCGAACCGTGATGGATTAATTGATGATAATGCCCTTGCAGCGTTAAAACAAATTGGCGGATTATGGAAGAATGAAGGCCCCGCGCCTAAACTTGCACCTACCGGTGAACCTATTATCGCCAGTAATTTGGCTAAGCACAAAATGTCAAACTCCAGCTGGAGTGATGACATGAACATTATGGATTTTGCTAACGATGATGATTTAAGCACCTCGTGGACATCCAACAGTCGGGTGAAAACGCCTTGGTACGAGATCGATTTTGGTCACGACACTAATTTTAACGCAATAACCATTACAGAGGATAAGCCTAACTTTAGTGCTTACCGTTTAGAGTATCTGCAAAATGGCGTTTGGAAACCCATCCTTAAAACAATCAACAATAACCGGGTAAAAGTTAACCGCTTTGATGGCGTTTATGGCAGTAAGGTAAGGGTGTGGATAGACGAGGCGGATCATCAGGCATCCATAGCAGAATTTGGGGTGTATGATGAGCGGCGATAA